In one window of Geotrypetes seraphini chromosome 3, aGeoSer1.1, whole genome shotgun sequence DNA:
- the PIGF gene encoding phosphatidylinositol-glycan biosynthesis class F protein isoform X5: MKNMEIMSMASVHFVCVLSIILSALIPVFLLEKFSVLETHLTWLCICSVSVAAVNIIASIVLKPNPSPKRNSLSHKVTRFLKSCLYFMISCLLFHTIIVLYGAPLLESVLETFLFAVLLSTFTTLRCLCLLGLNLQVWIRVFSKNGAMSIWDSSLQITTVCSIVGAWLGAFPIPLDWDRPWQQ; this comes from the exons ATGAAGAATATGGAAATAATGAGTATGGCGTCTGTCCACTTTGTCTGTGTACTGTCGATTATTCTATCAGCGCTTATTCCAGTTTTTCTCCTGGAGAAGTTTTCAGTTCTGGAAACACATCTTACATGGCTGTGCATCTGTTCCGTTTCTGTTGCAGCAGTTAATATAATTGCATCTATTGTACTAAAACCAAATCCTTCCCCTAAAAGAAATTCACTTTCTCACAAG GTAACCAGGTTTCTAAAATCCTGCTTATATTTTATGATATCTTGTCTTCTGTTTCATACAATTATTGTTTTATATGGAGCACCTCTGTTAGA ATCAGTGCTGGAAACCTTTTTATTTGCAGTCCTTTTATCTACTTTTACAACCTTGCGTTGCTTGTGTTTGCTCGGCTTAAACCTGCAGGTGTGGATCAGAGTTTTCAGTAAAAATGG AGCTATGTCCATCTGGGATAGCAGCCTGCAGATCACCACTGTATGCAGCATTGTAGGAGCCTGGCTCGGTGCATTTCCTATTCCCTTGGATTGGGACAGACCTTGGCAA
- the PIGF gene encoding phosphatidylinositol-glycan biosynthesis class F protein isoform X4, with amino-acid sequence MKNMEIMSMASVHFVCVLSIILSALIPVFLLEKFSVLETHLTWLCICSVSVAAVNIIASIVLKPNPSPKRNSLSHKVTRFLKSCLYFMISCLLFHTIIVLYGAPLLESVLETFLFAVLLSTFTTLRCLCLLGLNLQVWIRVFSKNGAMSIWDSSLQITTVCSIVGAWLGAFPIPLDWDRPWQRSLIALGWQYSRECRGGRLN; translated from the exons ATGAAGAATATGGAAATAATGAGTATGGCGTCTGTCCACTTTGTCTGTGTACTGTCGATTATTCTATCAGCGCTTATTCCAGTTTTTCTCCTGGAGAAGTTTTCAGTTCTGGAAACACATCTTACATGGCTGTGCATCTGTTCCGTTTCTGTTGCAGCAGTTAATATAATTGCATCTATTGTACTAAAACCAAATCCTTCCCCTAAAAGAAATTCACTTTCTCACAAG GTAACCAGGTTTCTAAAATCCTGCTTATATTTTATGATATCTTGTCTTCTGTTTCATACAATTATTGTTTTATATGGAGCACCTCTGTTAGA ATCAGTGCTGGAAACCTTTTTATTTGCAGTCCTTTTATCTACTTTTACAACCTTGCGTTGCTTGTGTTTGCTCGGCTTAAACCTGCAGGTGTGGATCAGAGTTTTCAGTAAAAATGG AGCTATGTCCATCTGGGATAGCAGCCTGCAGATCACCACTGTATGCAGCATTGTAGGAGCCTGGCTCGGTGCATTTCCTATTCCCTTGGATTGGGACAGACCTTGGCAA